AAGGAAACTGACAAGAGCATCTTGTAAAATCCGAGTGAGCTTAGAATCACGATATGGAATATGATTTGCTTTGCTTGGTGAACCACAGGTTAATGCATTGATCACATTTCCAAGAGCTGAAAGTGACTTGTTGATGGCTTTGGCTTCTTCAAAAACTCTTCCTTCAGCCCCagttttctctaatttctcagATCCCGCCAAGTCCACAAGAACCACTTTTCCAATTTTTACCCTGTTCAAGCTTACACGGCTTGTTCATGGTAAATCAGGATGAAAAAAATGCTTTTGCTTTTCTAGGAAAATAAGTAATACCCCTTATCtacttatcaaaaaataaaaggtaCCTCTTATCTGTTGCTAACTCCTGCTGCACTGTGAATATGTAAACACAATGACTTCTACTGCTGGCCATGttcatttctatttatgttAAAGATCATCAGTCATATTCAAAAACTGGAAGCCAATCATTTCATTCTATAACCAGTGTATATAAttggaaaaaaagaaatggaggATGCGGGTTTCTCCAACTGCTCTGTTAGCAATCCCTCTCTGCATTTTAAGAACATGAGCATCTGAACCATGTGCAATAAAACTGAGAAAACCTATTAGTTAATATCATCTTACCGATAAACTTTGGGATGCCTCTGCAGAGTCTAATAAAGAGATCTGAAGAGGGCAAAATTAGCTTTTGGAAGTGAGAAAGCTcgtaaaatattaataaaattgctaTAACATATGTTATCACAAAATCATGTTCTATCTGTTGTATTCAGCTCAGGCTAAATTTCTTAGATTGCCATGATTTGAACTGCAGCCACTGCTTTATGACGAGCAGATACATTTGAGCAATGGCTTGAAGCAAGAATGGATTTGTTTCAAGTTGCACTACTCTTGGAAATTGGAATGTCCAACTAATCCAGTCATAAATCAGTTTTGGATGATAGCTAGAAGATGAAtagattcttttatttatactaatttttgcAACTATCTGTTTTTGGGGTTAGGAACAACCTGACAGAAAAGCCTCAATACTTGGTTAGGCCTGACAAACATTATATGCTGAGGAAAATGGCTTACAAGAAAAGAGTTATTCAGTGGCACTTTAAGTGCCTTAAGATTTAAATTGTTATGATTATGATTAAGCATTAAGATCTATAGATGGAAAAgatagaagagaaaataaagatcACACCTCTGTTATACCAGACAGCAAGATCCCTTGGACTTTATGCTCCTTGATCAGTACGTTGTCCTTTGACAAATCAAAAAGGTCCCTGGAAGAAATGATAACAATCATATGATAACTCAGAGTACATATGCAAGAGAGAATAGAAAAGATAAAGTACCACTTTGGAAGATACAAACCTTACTCTCTCCATGTATATTTCTACCTGTGAGGTAACaagaaaaaggcaaaaaagaTTACTGAATGCTAAGTTAGTAAGATGTACCTGTgtgcaaaataaaaaagaagtgtCAAGCTACCATTGACAATTTGATCGTGTGTTTGGCTATGCCCTCAGAAATTTTGGTGCATTTGAATAGTTCATCCACTATTCTTGGCAGGAATCCTTTCTTCTGctcattaaaatctattataCTTGGACcctgaacaaaaaaaaatactgtTGGCCCAATATTTAAGCTATGACAATCAGCCTGAAATACACTAACAATCAATCAACAGATCACCTCCATGGTATAGGTTTTCCCAGCTCCTGTCTGTAAAAAAATCCACAAGAAGTTTATCAGGTGGAAATAAAGTATTAAGATCTTGCATCTCAAATTCCATCAGAATCCAGAAGGACGCAATAAAGTAACTATGTGATTCTTACTTGTTGACTGCATATTCAAAATCAATTACTACAATCCAACTTGATGTGGGCCCATGATTCATTATCTTACTATTGCTCACTTTCATCTCGTCCAATGACCCCATATTTCTGACATAATATCAATGGTGCCTTGCCACGACAGTGGAGATGGCTTTAGGTTGAATCAATTATAATTTACTAGTCAATTGTAGTAGAACACTGAAGAAAGCTTCATGTTGAACTTGAAATATTAAGCCATTTTGGTGGAGGAAACACTGTCCTGAGCTTTTTATTCTGT
This genomic stretch from Diospyros lotus cultivar Yz01 chromosome 1, ASM1463336v1, whole genome shotgun sequence harbors:
- the LOC127787322 gene encoding kinesin-like protein KIN-1 isoform X8, translating into MEGPSIIDFNEQKKGFLPRIVDELFKCTKISEGIAKHTIKLSMVEIYMERVRDLFDLSKDNVLIKEHKVQGILLSGITEISLLDSAEASQSLSRGIANRAVGETQMNMASSRSHCVYIFTVQQELATDKRVKIGKVVLVDLAGSEKLEKTGAEGRVFEEAKAINKSLSALGNVINALTCGSPSKANHIPYRDSKLTRILQDALGGNSRTALLCCCSPSPSNASETLSTLRFGARAKHIKALPRVNCKEEKCTKKYEAPTLAKVESSERILDKLAENLDAEDVELLEQLFVSEGIIIDLSSAEDWQPAYEDVTLRTISSLQQAVEELLATVEELKKDNKTLKDRLEAAERSDEINKELRERMSFLHMILDIPYSVPWVGSFFHSNKAK